The Falco rusticolus isolate bFalRus1 chromosome 14, bFalRus1.pri, whole genome shotgun sequence sequence GCCAGTGTGGCGGATGCTTCTGGACCAGCTCAAACATCCGTAGGCTTTGCTGCTTTAGAATCTCCTGAGGACAGAagacttgcattttaaaagaggCTTCAAGACAAccttcaaacacaaaaaatgccTGCTTaattaaaatcatttttatttacgTATGTTTATCAAAAACCAAAGACTTTATGCAGACATACAGTGAAACCTGTTGTTTCCAGTACCTGCCATTAAGAATCACTGCTTCACCGATCTCTGTAACGCTGTCCTAGCTGAAAACACACCAGGAAGACAGATCTCGAGCTGTCCTACAAGTTATCACTGCGTTATAATTAACTTTGACCTACACTCATCTGTAATTTTGACACCAAGAACATACAGTATTTTCCgccttttaaatgaaaatttcttgCATGGACCTCTCTGTGTTCACGCTTCCTGTTGATCAACGGGAACAAAAGATCTGTCAGCTCTAAAAAACCTAATGTTTTGATCAGGAAAGATAAGTTATTATTGAAGCCAAATTCCACTCCTCTTCCATCAGGTATGCTGCATCATAACCTGCATTTCAGTTATTTACAAACTGCTTTccttagccttttttttttttttctttaataactgCTTTTAGAGACTGGTGTTACTCCACGTCCatactgctgctgcttagtACACCAACTACATGGAGAAACTGCCTAAAGTCCTTTTTCTGTGGCAGCAAGCGCCTTTGTGTGTCAAAAGGCAGTTCAGCAGGAGCCGGAGGGATTCAGCACTTACAGAATCAGGCCTTTTGTGGTACCACAGACTAACAGTCATAATTAGAACACGTAATAATgtataaaacaataaaaatggatcaggaagcaaataaataaataaattgctaCAATACGGCAGttaaaacttacttttaacatttatttctcagtaaATGAGGGTAAGTTTCAGCCACTGACATAGCAgtgctaaaaaaagaaaaaattctggaGGGTGTATATTTAGACTCACTTTCCAAGCAGCGGGGTTGATGGCTGTCAAAATGCTGAACAAGCTCCAATTAGCAATTCAGTAGTACTGGCTTACCCTGCTGCATTAGTGCATTCTTCTCTATGGCTCATTTAATTTGCATGCAGAGAAAGATGTGATaggagtttcttttttttaataaaaaaaaaaaaagcattatttcatACAGAGCAAATAAAGGTAGTATCATTACCTTTTGCACAAGACTACACCAGTTATCAAAATCACATTCTTCTTTGCAAAAGAAGCCCTAAAGAAGAAACACAAGACAGTAGTAGTATTAATCACAACAGGTCAATGAGCGAAGGATGCTGCGGTATCTTTATGCATAGTTTAAAGCTTTAGAAACATGTCTCCAGCTCACCCGTCACCCAACCAAAGGGTACTGGCATGGaatcacatttatttcttcagctgccATGGTATTCCTGTGACTTACACTGGATGACTTTACAAGTAATGCCATTTAAAGAATTGTAAGTTATATAAAGTAAGTTAAGCTCAGGTAAGTAGCTGGTCCAGAGCAGCCGTGCTTATATGGCAGTGATGGAATAAAATAAGGAAACCTGATTCAGTGCCTTGCTTTGACTCTCAAAATACTTCCTGCAAAAGGTAAATGCTGCTCGCTAAAGCAAACAATTAGCTTGACCCAAGATTAATCTGCCCTACGCAGTTAATGTACAAACTACCACGTGTTGCATTTTAGATCACTGAAGACTGCCCTGTGATCTCGATTCTGCTCAAGGAAAAGCATTACTGGCCTTACCGATATACAGAGGTATTACCCCGAAATAAAGTACATGCATCTATGATTTCCCAACACCTACTAAAGCTACTGAAGGGTCCAAATTCATGATCTTCATTCTGTGTGGGGCTTGCTGGCAGTGGAAGCTCTGGTCATCGACTGTGCCGTTTTCTTCTGAATCTACAAAGCTTTGAGTGGTGTGAGGATCCAAATAGATCAGCTCGTTGCCTGTACAGGTAAAATCCATATCTTGTTAATAAGCAAGAGACTTTAATAAGAACTTGTTCCATCTAGActtgtaaaacagaaattaaagtatCATCACAGTCCCCAGCTAGACTTTCTAGCTAGAGagtctttaagaaaaacagttatTTAGACACAATAGTTCCCCACTATACTAGGGTATTTAGTGTCATTTTATATTGTGACCTATtactgtagatttttttttctatgtaaggtccaatatattttttaaaaatctcagctgtTGTAATCCCTAACATTCCACAGATCAAAAAGTACAGGATGACCAGAAATGCAATCTGTAATCCCACTAGGCATTCATTCAGAAATTGGAATGAAGTCAACTGACTAAAACAGCTCAGGTTttacaaaaggaagaacaaaataagTATGGAGCAAACAGGTGAAATCTGAAAGACTGAATCTAGTGCTAACTATTCCTTTAATTAATAAAGGAAGACATGGAAGAAGGTGAAAAACTGCTATCAGAAGTTTGAAgtatgagaaaataatttaagaaaatgatgAAGCACTTTTGATGAATCAAACAAGACACCCTTCATTAGGAAGTATTAATGATTGGGAAAAATCCGGTATTTTAGCACTAGCGACATTTGCAACTTGTCAAATGCTACCGACTTTCCTTAGTGCGCTGTTCTTGCTTGTATCATTACTTATCTTTATGTCAAGCTTTGCTATTTTTCCATTCCTGTAAGGATGATCCCATACTGTTGCCGAAATACATGATGTGTGTTTCTTCTTCTATTCTATTCTCATTCTTAAACTGCTTACCATTTCCCCTTCCAAAAAACCACCCTCCTTTCTCTTTAAATCATAGGCATTTTtagaatgtttcttttttccttacctAGAAATCCTATGAAATAGTAGGCATTATTTGGTTTCCCTCCTAATGCTCCCAAAGACTGTGGCATCTTAAAGCATTCCTAGGAGttcacagggagaaaaacaaaatggaagttGATTTGTTTATTGATGTCACAGATACCTGAACTTAGTGCACAATAACAAACAATTCGCTGAAAAAACCACTTACTTTAAATGCATCAATATATACTGGATTTATGTGATTTATCCCTAGCCTTAGAGGTATAATAAGCAAGAGGGGCTTCCAGCCTGTGCAGAatcctgctgcatttttatttcgGCCAAGAGCGCTTCTGTGCAAATGCGCGCTGCTGTGGGCCGcgctgctgctctggggaggGGACCAACACATCTTCTCTGCGGGAATAAAAACAGGGATCAGTGAATGCACAAAGGGACACGGAGCAGACCTTCCTCTCCATCACGAATCACACTACTTTGCCAGACGTCTTCATGGAGCTCCTGTTTTAAGACAAGAGGAGCAGGGCGTGGAAATCGTAACTATTTAGTAGAAGTAATTCCAGCAGACAGAGCATGTGCTGGCGCATTAGCGAGACGTGAGATAAACAAGTGGGGGATGAAAATTTAAGACTGAAGTTACATTTCCTACTAGCATTATTAATTCTGTCAGGCTTTCCCTGGGAAATTAAATGGCAGAGATGACAGCATTAGAAACTGTTCAGTGAACTCTTCACTTCTCGTGATGTAAACTTAAAACAAGCAGAAGTAGGGACTAAAGTCGAAACAGGCTGTGGCTAAATACCACTTGTAAACCCACCTTTCTCACAGCTAAAAATGAAGCCTGGCCATGTGTTTCTCTAGGATCTGCCCctgctttctcttttgcctGACAAAAGCACATCTCTATGGcaaactgtattaaaaacaattccctgtatttctgtgtactgcagcttcattccatttctgGGGCAGGACTTTAGATAGCACAGAACAAACTCCCATCTTCTCCCGACTGGCACGGTATGCAAGTGGGTCACCAGAAAGGGTCACCTACGTCGTTCTGGGTTACCTAAAGTTTTAGACACCCAAAAGCTGAGTCTCCAtttcctttattccttttcttaccctgggaacaagcagggaCGGCCCAGAAGTATTGTGTTCGTGTTTGGATACATTCAGGAAAGTGGAGTCAAATCAAAAACTGTAACCAAAGAACTAATCGTAGAATtgtttaagttggaaaagacctttaaaatcactGAGTCCAACcgtaaacctaacactgccaaaatggaaaatttccCAAAACGATCAAATCTGCTGTCAGTTTGAGCTATTCCTCTCCTTGAACATTCACTAAAATGGTAAAGAATTCCTGGAAAGACTTTTGTTTCACTTACTGATGTCTTCAATGACCACCGTATTGTCCATAGATACATAAACTGCTAATGAATTCCATTCATCAAATAAAGCAAGCTTCCTAGAAAACATTAAggtaataaaaattaatataaactAATTAGGACCATGAGCGTGGCTTTTCATTCAGGACAATTAGATGGttccagaattaaaaaattaaattttttctttagaaaaacatcttttttttttttttttaagtctccaTGTAATAAAAAGATAACTctttgaatatttaatatttaatacttttagAAGAATAAATACTGAGTGGTACCAGGAAAAGCACACACACTGTACCatgtgaaaacagttttgtcCTTTTGCCAAATGCAGTGATAGCAACAGCTCAACCACGTCATTAGGTTTATTACTTTGTATTGCATTTAGCAGCCTCCACAATGGGATCCCGACCACTGTGTCTGGCATTAGccacagaaggaagaaactCCTGCGCCGGTTTTGCACGTTGCTTTTGGCTTAAGAAGTTCCACTAAATTCAGCGGAACGATTTCTGTGCACATGCAGCCAGCAGACTCAAGGCGTTAAAAgctaaatttttaatttaaatttaaaagctaAAGGTTTTTGGCACCCAAAAGTGAGGAGAAAGGCATTACAGCACACAAGTTTCTGCCCACTGCTGTGAAATCCAAATCTCTGGGGAAAGGAGCTACACCCTTACACTGCACAGGCAGAGTCAGCTGTCTCAAATAAGCCAGAAAAACCTGTGTGAGAGCACTAAGCCATGGAGAATTTGTAAGTGAAAAGAGCTGGAGGCCAGGGCATGCTtcagctcctctccctctctctctctctctctctctctctccagaaCACATGTCTGTCCCGGGACTGCAAAGAATTTAGCCTCCACTTGAGATTTTGGCCCCGTCCCTCAGAAACAGAGCAAAGCCAACTCTTTTAAGCGTGGCTTCTAGACTACGACGAGCTGCCCACATTTTATACAGCAGCCTTCAGGCAAAGCTGCAGCTCCGACAGTGGGGATTTGCAGTTCGGTTCCCTCCTTGGCCTGGACGCCTGCACTCGATGTTTCAGGCCACCTTGTTCACCACCTGCGTGGTGGCACTCTTGACCCATCAAAGCCGAGCCACTTAGTGGAAAGGAATACACGTGGCTGGAGAGACCTTTTTGCAGGTCTTCCCCAGGCTCTTGGCACATTAAAATGCAGAACTCGCCTAATCCTGACCCAGTACCTGCCCACCAGGCCACAGCGTCATGGTCCGCACTGCAACTGCAGACAGACAGCACACATGCTCCTGATGCTGAGAGGGAGACGGACCTTTAAAACTCTTATCTTGGGCCTTATTATCTTGGTCTCTGAGCTTGGCTGCCCCAGAGGAGCACATTCTGAATGAGCCAGTGGGATGTGACTTACTTCAGTACTTGAGCAACCGTATTTGGTCCAAACCATTCTCCAATCGATTTCCCCTCTCCAACCCCCATCTGCGCTGTTTTTatgagaaaacacacagaaaaaagagaCCACAGAGAGTCTGGTCATAATATATGTTAAATAGCACGACCTACTAGTATTTTGGCATACGTTCTAGAGCAATTGCAAACTGTATTTAGCaacaacaattattttctccatctATGCTCTTCAAATCTTAACAACCACTAGCTCCTTTACAAAAAGTTTCTAAACTCTTACAAGGATTACAAATATTGGTGTTCTTTATGACAAATTACAGCAATAAGCTTCACAACTGTCTATGCTATCAGCTCTGGTACCCACAGCTCACATACTTCATCAAGAACCAGATTCTAGTATACAGATTTATTTAGGTCTCAGTGAACAACATTTCTGAACTATTATACTTTGTACCcatttgcatgcatttttaattacatgtaaATGTATACATTGTCTTCATATTGaatatgaaatacattaattcaAAATTTTACATTAGAAAGTTTTAACGCTGTAGGtgtttcagtagaaaaaaaaagttgatgtCTGTTCTTACCCATTTGGTGGATGGAATAACAGCAATCTTTTCTATCTAGAAAGCACCGTAAGATTCTATGATATtcttctggttgttttttgtgtttttcccaTTGCCAatcttacaaaacaaaacaaacaaacaaacaaaaaaagaaagagttacaaagattaaaaaaaaggtttccatTCTAGACAGGTGAAAGCAATACAATGAGATGCTAAAAGACTAATGTACAATTAATCTCTAATATTTACATTTCGTTTAGAGTTCCTCTAAGTCACAGCTTGTCATTGTCAAGCTGTCCTTTATCACTGCAGGCTAGACtgtgaaaactgagaaaatgaaataaaagagtCAAGTGCAAATACATGCTGAATGATCACTGCTGAGAACTGATAGCTACTGCTCTGTGTGAGCTTCCAAGATTGTTTAAATCTATATGCTCTGCTTAGATTGTCTAGATCGGTAGGCATTTGTAAGATAATGACGGAAGATCCATAAAGCAAAGTCCAAACACAAGGCTGGCCCTCTCCCCCAGCACAATCCAAAATGCAGCGTTGCCATGTATGCTCTTGCTTCTAATGTAAGGTAGTTACCCTGCATCCGCTGACAGAGAAGCACATACATACAGGGCTGATATTATAAAGCAGCTACATACTACAAGTTCATAGTCTAGTTCTTCTCAGGTAATTTGTTTGCCTACTCCTCCAGTTAAATCTTTGCAGCTCTGTTCTGTGGATTCTGTTATCCGAGTAGACGAAACCACAAAGCGTGCTGCCATAGAAACCACAGCACAACAGCACAAGGATTACAGACCTGACCGTAAGACTTTAATTGATACTGCAGCTCCACACCGACCAGACCTCTGATACTTACCTGTCGTCCTGGGGTGTGAGGCTTAAGAGCTTGCACTAATGGGTTCTGCTGTGGGGTTTGGACCTCAGGCTGGTGGCCGGTGAGTGGTCTGTGAAGCACTTTGTATGATGTCTATACCATGTCACTACTCGCACAGTCACTGTGTGCAAACATTTGGTGGCTACGTAAGCAATGAAGAGAACGGTAAGAACTCAGACCCAGGTTTTCCCTTGATGTCAACATGGGTATTCCTCAAAAAGATTTATAGAATAACGACAGTAGGATTCCCTACTTGTCCTCCctctatttctgtttctctgcttaaGGCTGGCATGATTTCACCCTGTCCCACAACAGTAATTCACTAGTACCTTCTATCAGGGCATAAAAAAGGTTCATTAATAAATTTAGGCTTTGCGCTTTTATGGAAAACTACAACAAAAATTGAACTGTCTCCAAACCACACAAAAGTTCACTCAGCAACAATACTCACCTCTTCCTAAATGTCTGCAGATCAGTGCTTGGGCCAGCATCATCTGCCCACATCGCAGCATACAGCCCCAGCCAGCGTCAGACGAAGGACCAGTGCCTCCTGTTAAAAAAGTTCATTACAATGAATATGGGCTTTAAAACAGTGGAGCACCACAGAGAAAATGTCAAAGTTAAAATCTCTAACAACTGCCTTAGGGATAAAGCACACTGACCAagaccttttctttccatactgCCAACCTAAATTCACTTACTAACTTTGCTCTACAAATATGAAGACCTGATTATGTGCAGGTATAATTCAACACAGTTTTTATtagctttaatattttgtttgcataaACAGTTAAAATGATGCTCAAAATGTTCTAATACTGGAAAGATCATTTTCCAGTCCATGATAACATCACTAATCCTGCTATTTAATTTACAACAAGGCAGCTGGTCTGCTGCATACTCACCAATTGGTGAAAACTTTCTTCTATATGTAAACCAGAGACGAGCACTTATATCCAACAATAACTTGGATTTGTCTGGaatatttttagaaggaaagaaattattaaaacgGACTTTTACAAGTGAAAAATCCTGGTTTTCCCTGTACAGTCAACATATAGAGTGCATGGAAGACTCTTATTAGCTTTTACATGTAAGACCCTTAATACTTACAACATTTTTAGCTGTTTAAACACAGAGAGGTTTTGTAGACTGCTAATTAAGTTAACTTATTAAGGATGAAATAATTATTAGCCAACGAAGTTTTACAAGATGTTTGGAATGGCTATGCCCAGCTTGAATGAAACAACTAGGGAGAACTATGTCCTCAGGAAAGAACTGGTAAAGCAAGTTAAGAAAGGTAAAGAATTTCTGCATGCAAACCAAGATGGAACTATACATTACCTCCAAACCCAACACAAAGtcattttaagaaaaggttACTAATACTaatatatctttttttgttttttgaaattcATGTATGTACAGAATTCTCCCAAAGGCTCTGAAGAAGTCCTAGGAATCttatttgctgcattttctctgaGCCATCAGACTGGCTGGGCTTTTCAAGGGATCCTTGAGTGATCAAGGCTGCGTGCAGTACCCTCGGCTGTCCTGAACACCATGCCTgcactggtggctgctgcttttgacaTGTAACACAGGAAGATGCCCTTGTCTTCTCCCCACggaacaaaactaatttttgaaatctcatttttatatGATATATGAATACATCACTGCTATGACTTCTAGgtcatatatttattttcatcaaaatataGTATGTGCTGTAGATggaatttcttcttcttcttctctggAAATACCATTTTAGTTGTGAATAACAGGCTGCAGACAGCATCCCATAAGGGAAAATAACATTGGTATTACTGAACCAAAAAATTCCCCCCCAcactatttatttatctatttctGAGTCATTTGATGTTGAGAAGCCTCATACTTGACCAGCCTTTGCTACAACTACAAGCTGTTGCATGAATTACGGTACAAAGTACATAGGTGAACTTCTCGTTTCATTGTAGGATGAGAATACTACTGCCTGTAGTTGGTTTCTTGCTGATGGAGAAATATAAACCTCTCTCGTGAGACGTTTAGAGAACCTAAGGAAATcggaagctgctgctgcatgcgAATATATGAACGCTCTACAGAATTTATAgatcatttttattctaaagaTACCTGTGTTTAGGTGGTGTTGCCTTCCTAGAATCCACACTGGCTCGTGCGTTTCTGGAAATTCTTCTAAGTAGTCTGACAAAATAGTGATCTGGTTTTCATACCTAGATAAAACTGAACAGGAATACAAAAAATTCAAACTCCATTTTAGCCCTTTGCTCTTTTATGCTCAACTCTTGAGTTCTTAGACTGAACTAGCTGCGGTTAGTCTTTGGGTCTTCTGAACAGCGCTGCCAGCTGcatttactgttttccttttaacaaGATGTTCCGACAGTGAAATACCCAATGTCTTGGCTGGTTCTTATTTTGATCCTCAGTGACTGCCAAGAGAAAATAACATGGCTGACACGCTGATTACAGGCAGCCTGACTGAAGCCACTCAGCCTGACTGAAGTTCAGGATGACTGCAGCGAGAGTAAGATTTGATTCAAGgaaatgaggaaaggaaaaaaaccaattcAGACATCACAGCATACGTGCACTTGCTTGATCTTAAATGTGCAAATACCGCCACTCAGAGCGATTACGGCCTCGTGCTTAATGGGGAGCATGTGAAAAGTGTTAGCAAGGCTGGGTTTTACTTTCCTACGTGGAGATTGTAAACACTTTGGGGAAAAAGTGGTGTGTTAATGTTATTATCCAATGCTACATCTGTTCAGTGTCAAATAACAAATGATAATTAATGCTACTAAAAGATGAcagttcattcatttttttagaTGATTAAAGCAGGGGTTTTGGGATGAGAGAAACGGGCCTTCAATTGTAAAACCTAATGTAAAATAATGCCTTTTAGTTAAGAACCTTTAGGAATAAgctaaaaaaaagcagaaatttaaagTGAAAGTAAACACAATTATCTTTTACTCTTCGAGTAACtgcacatgtatatatacagcATAAAGAATGAGTAATCAGCAGGTAAATATACAAAACCACCATTTCATGTAAAAATCGACATTACAGCAACCAGAAGTGGAGCTGAGCTACACCCCCCTGATTCGAGCACCCAGGGCCGGTGCTACCAAGCTCTGAGGATAAACCCCCGCATGTCAGCGCGGGCACCAGCTAAAAAACACCATAAACTTCTCTCAGCCTAcctgcctgcagaaaaaaaagtagaaaaaacaaagaagcgaaagagctgcctgcagggtgctgtgccCCCTCCGCCGGGAGACTCGCCGCACTGGGGGCAGGCTGCCCGGCTGAGCCCAGGGGCTGCAGACCCCCATCCCGCAGAGCCCAGG is a genomic window containing:
- the ATG4A gene encoding cysteine protease ATG4A, which gives rise to MESVLSRYENQITILSDYLEEFPETHEPVWILGRQHHLNTDKSKLLLDISARLWFTYRRKFSPIGGTGPSSDAGWGCMLRCGQMMLAQALICRHLGRDWQWEKHKKQPEEYHRILRCFLDRKDCCYSIHQMAQMGVGEGKSIGEWFGPNTVAQVLKKLALFDEWNSLAVYVSMDNTVVIEDIKKMCWSPPQSSSAAHSSAHLHRSALGRNKNAAGFCTGWKPLLLIIPLRLGINHINPVYIDAFKECFKMPQSLGALGGKPNNAYYFIGFLGNELIYLDPHTTQSFVDSEENGTVDDQSFHCQQAPHRMKIMNLDPSVALGFFCKEECDFDNWCSLVQKEILKQQSLRMFELVQKHPPHWPPFIPPTKPEVTTTGAELIESTDKLFELEEEFEILSV